The genomic stretch CTCGACCGGACGGCTCGGACCTGCCTACGAGACGGGGTACCACTCCCTCCGCATCTACCGCGTCCCCAGTGAATACCTCCGCACCCGCGGCGACAACGTCCTGACGGTGCGCGTCTACGACGATGAACTCGGCGGCGGCATCGTCGAGGGAAAGATCGGCATCTACGCGGCTCGCAACGCGCCGGAGATGGAGGTGGATCTCGCTGGCGCCTGGCAATTCCAACCCGGCGACGACCGGCGCTGGTCAGCACCCGGCTTCGACGACCGCAACTGGAACACGATCACGGTACCCGGTCGCTGGGAGCAGCAGGGCTACTGGCAACTCGACGGTTTCGCGTGGTATCGCACCTCCTTCACGCTCAAAGACTGGGAAGGCGACAGTCGCGTCCTGGTGCTCGGCTTGGTCGACGACCTCGACGAGGCCTTCGTCAACGGACAGCGGGTTGGAGGAACCGGCCGCATCGACCGGCGCGAGGTACGCGGCGACGAGTGGCAGGACCTGCGTGCCTACACCATTCCTGCCGATGTGCTGCGCGAGGGTACCAACACGGTTGCCGTGCGCGTCTACGATGGCTGGGTTGACGGCGGTATCCACCGTGGCCCCGTTGGGCTGATGCAGTCGGAGGCGTTTGAGCGGTGGCGGGAGCAGGACGAAGGCGGCATCATCGGCTGGTTCCGCTCCATTTTCCAAAAGAACGGATGGGATTAGGGCGACGGCCGCGGTCGCGTCTCACGGCTCGCGACAGACCACGGCTGCGCCCAAAAGAAGCGCCCTCGGTACCGACGGGGACCGGGGGCGCTTCTGTGTTTGCGCGTGCTGTGCGTACTCGCGAGCAGGCTAAGCGTTGATCGCCATGCCGTAGGCGTCGCGGGTGGCTTCCATGACCGCCTCCGAGAGCGTCGGGTGCGGGTGCATGGTGTCCATGATCTCCTGCGCCGTCGTCTCCAGTGTGCGCGCTGTGACGGCTTCCGCGATCATCTCCGTGGCGCTGTAGCCGATGATGTGGCAGCCGAGGAGTTCGCCGTACTTCGCGTCGTAGACGACCTTCACGAAGCCGGTCTGGTCGCCGACGGCCGCGGCCTTACCGGAGGCCGCAAACGGGAATTTTCCGACCTTGATTTCGTAGCCCGCGTCTTTCGCAGCAGCCTCGGTGTAGCCGACGGAGCCGATCTGCGGGAGGCAGTAGGTGCAACCAGGCACGTTGTTGTAGTCGACAGCGTGCGGGCTGTGGTCGAGCTTGCCCTCTTCGAAGGCGATGCGTTCGATGCAGACGATCCCCTCGTGGCTGGCCACGTGCGCGAGCCAGGGCGCGCCGATGACGTCGCCGATGGCGTAGAGGCCGTCCACGCCGGTGCGGTAGAACTTGTCGACTTGGATCGCGCCGCGCTCGACCTTGACGCCCACCTCGTCGAGGCCGAAGCCTTCCACGTTGCCGACGACGCCGACGGCGGAGAGCACCTGGTCCACGACCATCGTCTCCTCGCCCTTCTTGGTCTTGATAGTCACTAGGCACTGGTCGCCCGACGTGTCCACATGGTCGACCGACGCGCCGGTCATGATCTTGACGCCCATCTTTTTGTAGGCTCGCGCAAGCTCCTTCGACACGTCCACGTCCTCAATGGGGACGAGGCGGTCCTGCAACTCGACGACCGTCACGTCGGTGCCCATGTTGTGGTAGACGTAGGCAAACTCGACGCCGATGGCGCCCGCGCCGACGATCACCATCGAGTCGGGGCGCTCAGTCTGGAGCATCGCTTCTTTGTAGGAGAGGATCTTTTTCCCGTCGATGGGGAGGGAGGGCAACTCCCGCGCCCGCGCGCCCGTGGCGATGATGATGTGCTTGGCCGTGATCTCGCCCGCTTCGCCGATGGTGTCGCCGTCCATCGTCTCGCTCGGCTCGATGGTCACCTTGCCGCCGCCCACCAGCGTGGCTTTGCCGAACACAACGTCGATCTTGTTCTTCTTCATGAGGAACTGGACGCCCTTGTTCATCTTGTCGGCCACGCCGCGCGAGCGCTTCACGACCGCCGCCCAATCGGGCTCGATGGCTGGACTGGCGCCGTCGCCACCGAACGTGAGGCCATAGTCGGCCAGGTGGGTCAACTGCTTCATCACCTCAGCGCTCTTGAGCAGCGCCTTCGTGGGGATGCAGCCGATGTTGAGGCAGACGCCGCCCAGCTTGTTTTTCTCGACGATGGCGGTCTTGAAGCCGAGTTGCGAGGCGCGGATGGCGGTCTCGTAGCCGCCCGGGCCCGAGCCGATGACGAGGACGTCGTAGGTGCCGGATGCCATGATGGGAGTGCGGGGTTGGGTCCGTGTGTAACTGTTCGCATCAGTATACCACGGCGTCCCTATTTCGCTTCGCGGAGGGCGTGAGAAATGCGGGAAGGCGGGGGCACCACGCAGAGCGGGAGTCGGCGCGTGCGCGGTTCAAGACCCGAAATCACTAGATCAATTCGTCCCGATGTTTATGCCTAGATTCCCATATGCTTCCGTGTGTCCAACCTCTCCACTCCTATGTATAGCACCCGCGGCATCGAAGCCGTCGCCACCATCACCGAACTGCGCTCGAACACCACCGAGTTGCTCGACCGCGCGAAGAAGGTTAAGAGCGCGATCCTTGTGCAGAAGAACAACGACCCGCACGCTGTCCTGATTTCCTACGATTACTACCTCGAACTCCTGAACGCGTTAGAGAATCAGCGCTAGGAGACTCCAGCGAGCCGGAAACGCTCACTTGACGGAACTATCTAGTAGCAGTCCGACACCCCACCTCCTCATCGCACCTGAGCCATGTCCGCTGATCCGAGTACGCTTGCTGTCCTCCACAACACGGAGAAGAGCCGCTTCGAGGTCACGGAGGGCGGCCTCCTGGCGAAGGCCGAATACATGGTGACCAAAGACGCACGGATTGTCTTCACGCACACGGAGGTTCCGGCTGAGTGGGAAGGCAAAGGAGTAGGGAGCCGCCTCGCGAAAACGGGGCTCACCTATGCGCGGGATCACGACCTGAAGGTGATGCCTCTTTGCCCGTTCATCGCGAGCTACGTCCGACGTCACCGTGAGGAGTACCAAGACCTCCTCGCTCCCGGATTCAACGTGTGACGGACGATACCTAGAGCTTGTCATAGAAACCGTAGTCTGGCTCGGCCCCTAAATAATTAGCCGCCATTCCCGCGAAGGCGGGGATCGATGCGCTGGCGGGGTAAGGTGAGAAACCGCATGGATTCCCGATCAGGGTCGAGAATGACTCTGGAGGGCGGTGCTGAGCGTTGGAGACGTCAATTTTGAGCGCTGGGCGCCGTTCTAGTTCATGACAGCCTCTAGGCTCCCGGTCGCACCCAAGACACCCGCGCGAAGGCGTTGTGGTTGTGAATCGACTCGAAGTTGGTGACGCCGACGTCAAACCAGGAGATGCGTGCGTCCTCACGAAGGCGCACGGCTACGTTGCGGAGAATGTCCTCGACGAACGCGGGGTTGTCGTAGGCCGCCATCGTCACGTGGCGCTCGTCCTCGCGCTTGAG from Bacteroidota bacterium encodes the following:
- a CDS encoding beta galactosidase jelly roll domain-containing protein, which gives rise to MRVVLFLLLFYVPPVCGFALQAEGEPNNDWQRIVDLRGTWQFRLGDNLSWATAADDGAWESIFVPAAWEDEGFWGYDGFAWYRTTFQVRPADAARTLFLHLGRVDDVDEVWINGHFVGSTGRLGPAYETGYHSLRIYRVPSEYLRTRGDNVLTVRVYDDELGGGIVEGKIGIYAARNAPEMEVDLAGAWQFQPGDDRRWSAPGFDDRNWNTITVPGRWEQQGYWQLDGFAWYRTSFTLKDWEGDSRVLVLGLVDDLDEAFVNGQRVGGTGRIDRREVRGDEWQDLRAYTIPADVLREGTNTVAVRVYDGWVDGGIHRGPVGLMQSEAFERWREQDEGGIIGWFRSIFQKNGWD
- the lpdA gene encoding dihydrolipoyl dehydrogenase, whose protein sequence is MASGTYDVLVIGSGPGGYETAIRASQLGFKTAIVEKNKLGGVCLNIGCIPTKALLKSAEVMKQLTHLADYGLTFGGDGASPAIEPDWAAVVKRSRGVADKMNKGVQFLMKKNKIDVVFGKATLVGGGKVTIEPSETMDGDTIGEAGEITAKHIIIATGARARELPSLPIDGKKILSYKEAMLQTERPDSMVIVGAGAIGVEFAYVYHNMGTDVTVVELQDRLVPIEDVDVSKELARAYKKMGVKIMTGASVDHVDTSGDQCLVTIKTKKGEETMVVDQVLSAVGVVGNVEGFGLDEVGVKVERGAIQVDKFYRTGVDGLYAIGDVIGAPWLAHVASHEGIVCIERIAFEEGKLDHSPHAVDYNNVPGCTYCLPQIGSVGYTEAAAKDAGYEIKVGKFPFAASGKAAAVGDQTGFVKVVYDAKYGELLGCHIIGYSATEMIAEAVTARTLETTAQEIMDTMHPHPTLSEAVMEATRDAYGMAINA
- a CDS encoding GNAT family N-acetyltransferase, with translation MSADPSTLAVLHNTEKSRFEVTEGGLLAKAEYMVTKDARIVFTHTEVPAEWEGKGVGSRLAKTGLTYARDHDLKVMPLCPFIASYVRRHREEYQDLLAPGFNV
- a CDS encoding type II toxin-antitoxin system Phd/YefM family antitoxin → MYSTRGIEAVATITELRSNTTELLDRAKKVKSAILVQKNNDPHAVLISYDYYLELLNALENQR